ATCTCTAAATTATTCGAATGCATGATACATACATCACTAACAAGTCCTACATCCTGCTTAAATATATCCAAAAGCGCCTGTTGTGTCTTCTTCATAGTGCGGATTTTCTCCACAACAACGACCTTCCCTTCGTCAAAACGAAGCAGCAGGTTTATGCGCAGCAATTGGCTAAGTACAAATTGTGATCCAGAAACACGCCCACTGCGATGTAGCTGTGTCAAGCTTGCAGGAATTAAGTAAAAGGACATATTCTCAATAATATTTTCAATCTTCGCTTTAATTTCTAATCCAGTAAAGCCCTCCTTCTGCCAGTATATACCGCGCATGATCATTTCTCGAATCGGATAAGCGCCAACCTTCGCATCAATTCCAATTACCTTGGCCCCTGCTATTTCGGCGCCTTGCATCGAAGCATTGTAAGTGCCACTGAGCTCTGAAGATAAATGTACTGCGATAATTTCATCGTATTCTTCCTTCAACCGTTCGTATAGCTCGATAAATTCGCCGATCGGAGGCTGTGAGCTGCCTACCTTTTCATGGTGACGCATTTTCTCATAGAAGTCATCGATCGTAATATCTATATTCTCTTTATAACATTCGTTGTTGATAATAATACGTAACGGAATAATATACACATGATTGTTCTTGGCGAATTCCGGATCTATGATACTTGTACTGTCAGTTACCCAGGCAATTGATTTCATGGTCATTTGTCACTTCTCTCTCTCATAAAAAGGAATAGTAGAATGAATGAGGAGACAAAGGCCACGAATTTCCGACCAGTGAATCACACGCCCATCCTGAATAATCAACTTAAGAATTGAACAGCGGTTAAGTACTCCGCGTATTCGTAAATTATACAGGATAACATGTGTTAATGTAGGCAAAACAGGCCGTTCATGCAAATTTTAATCAATTTAATT
This window of the Paenibacillus sp. FSL R10-2734 genome carries:
- a CDS encoding DegV family protein; protein product: MTMKSIAWVTDSTSIIDPEFAKNNHVYIIPLRIIINNECYKENIDITIDDFYEKMRHHEKVGSSQPPIGEFIELYERLKEEYDEIIAVHLSSELSGTYNASMQGAEIAGAKVIGIDAKVGAYPIREMIMRGIYWQKEGFTGLEIKAKIENIIENMSFYLIPASLTQLHRSGRVSGSQFVLSQLLRINLLLRFDEGKVVVVEKIRTMKKTQQALLDIFKQDVGLVSDVCIMHSNNLEMALKLEEDIKAMAPDLRTEIMTYIPAVAVHAGEGTVGLSWIKNTSINSIHPDVTPVAFPEAVLV